One Candidatus Latescibacter sp. DNA window includes the following coding sequences:
- the ybgF gene encoding tol-pal system protein YbgF, which translates to MTNRWKLLLPLLILFIGQGCASSVKKAPEASVAPKETQEEKDKVILERIDRYSAAIRDNKSEITALQQRLKELEDKVNAGMAGENTVIQEIKDSVTFLNDQVLRMDNAMRAKSTPEPKEAPAKPKSPKAAGVFKTDGFKVDEAYRDALASYNARKFDTAIAGFTEILTVAPSSKLAVNAQYWIGECYYSLKNYDKALETFNKILAYPPSNKTADAHVKIGLTYLMMGNKGAAREEFNTVISKYPESNAAIIASAKLEVLGE; encoded by the coding sequence ATGACAAACCGGTGGAAGCTGTTATTGCCGCTTCTGATTCTGTTCATTGGCCAGGGCTGTGCATCATCGGTAAAAAAAGCTCCGGAAGCGAGCGTCGCTCCAAAGGAAACCCAGGAAGAGAAGGATAAGGTAATCCTGGAAAGAATCGACCGTTATTCCGCGGCAATCCGGGATAACAAGAGCGAAATCACTGCGCTCCAGCAGAGGCTCAAAGAATTGGAAGACAAGGTGAATGCGGGCATGGCGGGTGAGAATACAGTTATCCAGGAGATCAAGGACAGCGTTACTTTCCTGAACGACCAGGTCCTCAGGATGGATAATGCCATGCGCGCCAAGAGTACCCCGGAGCCCAAGGAAGCGCCGGCAAAACCCAAATCCCCAAAAGCGGCCGGAGTTTTTAAAACCGATGGGTTCAAAGTGGATGAAGCATACCGTGATGCGCTCGCCAGCTATAATGCGCGGAAGTTCGATACTGCCATTGCGGGGTTCACCGAAATCCTGACTGTGGCGCCGTCAAGCAAGCTGGCGGTGAACGCCCAATACTGGATCGGAGAATGTTATTACTCCTTGAAGAATTACGATAAGGCATTGGAGACATTCAACAAGATTCTTGCCTATCCCCCATCCAATAAAACAGCGGACGCTCATGTCAAGATCGGGTTGACCTATTTGATGATGGGCAACAAAGGCGCTGCCCGTGAGGAGTTTAACACGGTGATCAGTAAGTACCCGGAGAGCAATGCCGCTATAATAGCCTCCGCTAAACTCGAGGTGCTGGGAGAATAA